A single region of the Alteriqipengyuania flavescens genome encodes:
- a CDS encoding Tim44/TimA family putative adaptor protein → MFWEIIILAMIAAFLGLRLYSVLGQRAEHEEEPSVTRLEQPREQQRERPAEAAAPQGQQAMPQFSGVTPAIERGLREISAADRQFDLLSFLEGAKGAYSVVLEAFWEGDREDLRELTDADVYAGFEAAIAAREEAGETLRNSLVRIEDAVIHSAELDGSIARITVRFIADIAAVTYDKDGNVVAGSLDDAIESVDVWTFERDTRLPGPKWLVTETDEG, encoded by the coding sequence GTGTTTTGGGAAATCATCATCCTTGCCATGATCGCGGCCTTTCTGGGCCTGCGCCTCTATTCCGTACTGGGCCAGCGCGCCGAGCATGAGGAAGAACCGTCGGTGACCCGGCTGGAGCAGCCGCGCGAACAGCAGCGAGAGCGCCCTGCCGAGGCTGCAGCGCCGCAGGGCCAGCAGGCGATGCCGCAATTCTCCGGCGTGACCCCGGCGATCGAGCGGGGCCTGCGTGAAATTTCCGCCGCCGACCGCCAGTTCGACCTGCTCTCGTTTCTCGAAGGGGCGAAGGGCGCCTATTCCGTCGTGCTGGAAGCCTTCTGGGAAGGCGACCGCGAAGATCTGCGCGAACTGACCGATGCCGATGTCTACGCCGGTTTCGAAGCGGCCATCGCCGCGCGCGAGGAAGCGGGCGAAACGCTCAGGAACAGCCTGGTGCGGATCGAGGATGCGGTCATCCACTCCGCCGAACTCGACGGCTCGATCGCGCGGATCACCGTGCGCTTCATCGCCGACATCGCCGCCGTCACTTACGACAAGGATGGCAACGTGGTCGCCGGATCGCTCGACGATGCCATCGAAAGCGTCGACGTCTGGACGTTCGAGCGTGATACGCGTCTGCCTGGCCCCAAGTGGCTGGTGACCGAAACCGACGAGGGCTGA
- the ruvB gene encoding Holliday junction branch migration DNA helicase RuvB — protein MSANPDLTPERLPDDPDAALRPKSLAEFIGQAAAKDNLAVFIEAAKRRGEAMDHALFFGPPGLGKTTLAQIVAAELGVGFRATSGPVIAKSGDLAALLTNLEPNDVLFIDEIHRLNPVVEEVLYPAMEDRALDLIIGEGPSARSVRIDLPPFTLVGATTRQGLLTTPLRDRFGIPVRLNFYTEDELSRVVTRGARLLGLAIDDAGAREIARRARGTPRVAGRLMRRVRDFAEVSGGGTVTADIADKALTRLEVDSLGLDAMDRRYLTMIADIYRGGPVGVETLAAGLAEPRDTVEEVIEPYLIQLGLIARTARGRCLNSLGWKHLGLAPPQGPAGDSRGGETGGQGGLFEAD, from the coding sequence ATGAGCGCAAACCCCGATCTCACCCCCGAACGCCTGCCGGACGATCCGGATGCGGCGCTGCGGCCCAAGAGCCTGGCCGAATTCATCGGGCAGGCTGCGGCGAAGGACAATCTGGCGGTCTTCATCGAGGCGGCGAAGAGGCGCGGCGAGGCGATGGACCACGCGCTGTTCTTCGGCCCGCCGGGTCTGGGGAAGACCACCCTTGCGCAGATCGTCGCGGCGGAACTGGGCGTGGGCTTCCGCGCCACCAGCGGGCCGGTGATCGCAAAATCGGGCGATCTCGCCGCACTGCTCACGAACCTCGAGCCCAACGACGTCCTCTTCATCGACGAGATCCACCGCTTGAATCCAGTGGTGGAAGAAGTGCTGTACCCGGCGATGGAGGATCGCGCGCTCGACCTCATCATCGGCGAAGGTCCTTCGGCACGCAGCGTGCGGATCGACTTGCCGCCCTTCACCCTGGTCGGCGCGACGACCCGGCAGGGCCTGCTGACGACGCCGCTGCGCGACCGCTTCGGCATTCCGGTGCGGCTCAACTTCTATACGGAGGACGAGCTGTCCCGCGTAGTCACCCGCGGCGCCCGACTGCTCGGCCTTGCCATCGACGATGCGGGCGCGCGCGAGATCGCGCGGCGCGCACGCGGAACGCCGCGCGTGGCCGGGCGACTGATGCGCCGCGTGCGGGATTTTGCGGAAGTCTCCGGCGGCGGCACCGTCACCGCCGACATCGCGGACAAGGCGCTGACCCGGCTGGAAGTCGACAGCCTTGGCCTCGATGCGATGGACCGGCGCTATCTCACCATGATCGCCGACATTTATCGCGGCGGACCGGTGGGGGTGGAAACGCTCGCCGCAGGCCTCGCCGAACCGCGCGACACGGTGGAAGAGGTGATCGAACCCTACCTCATCCAGCTCGGCCTGATCGCCCGCACGGCGCGGGGGCGTTGCCTCAATTCGCTCGGCTGGAAGCACCTGGGGCTGGCCCCGCCGCAAGGGCCGGCAGGCGATTCGCGCGGCGGCGAAACCGGTGGGCAAGGCGGGCTTTTCGAAGCCGATTAA
- the ruvA gene encoding Holliday junction branch migration protein RuvA codes for MIAKLNGVLDESGADWAVLDVRGVGYLVHCSAKTLAALGEKGEAATLFTDLQVSENDMRLLGFASAEERDWFRQLTNVQGVGSKVALAILSALSPGELRDACAGGDAASVARAQGVGPKLAGRIVNELKEKALTLPGAMPGGGASGDVAVTPAGPASADAVSALENLGFKPAVAARAVAAAQGELGEGASESDLIRVALKKAAG; via the coding sequence ATGATTGCGAAACTAAACGGCGTATTGGATGAGAGCGGAGCCGACTGGGCCGTGCTGGATGTTCGCGGCGTCGGCTATCTCGTCCATTGCTCTGCCAAGACGCTCGCTGCGTTGGGTGAGAAGGGGGAGGCGGCGACGCTGTTCACCGACCTGCAGGTGAGCGAGAACGACATGCGCCTGCTCGGCTTCGCTAGCGCGGAGGAGCGGGACTGGTTCCGCCAGCTAACGAATGTGCAGGGTGTCGGCAGCAAGGTCGCGCTGGCCATCCTCAGCGCGCTCAGCCCCGGCGAACTGCGCGATGCCTGCGCCGGCGGCGATGCGGCCAGCGTGGCGCGCGCGCAAGGTGTGGGGCCGAAGCTGGCCGGCCGGATCGTCAACGAGCTCAAGGAAAAGGCCCTAACCCTCCCAGGCGCGATGCCCGGCGGCGGGGCGAGCGGCGATGTCGCGGTGACGCCGGCCGGCCCTGCCAGCGCCGATGCGGTGAGCGCGCTCGAAAACCTCGGCTTCAAACCCGCAGTGGCTGCGAGGGCCGTGGCTGCCGCGCAAGGCGAGTTGGGCGAAGGGGCCAGCGAAAGCGACCTGATCCGCGTCGCGCTGAAGAAGGCGGCGGGGTGA
- a CDS encoding GIY-YIG nuclease family protein, with translation MLNLFQHPTIGTLAQMQPARDPIVYILASRPYGTLYIGVTSDLVRRLHLHRTRASPGFTSKYGVNRLVRFEQFGDMERAILREKQLKRWHRQWKINLIESENPDWHDLAPGLGFEPIAPRTGLDGS, from the coding sequence ATGCTGAACTTGTTTCAGCATCCAACTATCGGCACGCTGGCACAGATGCAGCCCGCGCGCGATCCGATCGTTTATATCCTGGCGAGCCGGCCTTACGGGACGCTCTATATCGGCGTGACGAGCGACCTCGTCAGGCGACTGCACCTGCACCGCACGCGTGCATCTCCTGGATTTACGAGCAAATACGGTGTCAATCGGCTCGTCCGTTTCGAACAGTTCGGCGACATGGAAAGAGCGATCCTGCGGGAGAAACAGCTTAAGCGGTGGCACCGGCAATGGAAAATCAACCTCATCGAAAGCGAGAACCCGGACTGGCATGACCTGGCGCCCGGTCTTGGTTTCGAGCCAATAGCTCCACGCACGGGGCTGGATGGATCCTGA
- a CDS encoding nuclease-related domain-containing protein produces the protein MNLKDCDGRRDDIAALTLLAGRCNPAQKKRLDEEYAKLIAGTAGEREAARIMNREFGESDRMGLLHDIRIGVRGEYAQIDHLVIHRVQGRIWLCETKNYGGRLQCDAHGEWTIWYGNRPQPVPSPIEQARLQAIVLRRWLEENGYGYLEVLPMVLCAPKSSVDRREIPEDVTIVKWDQFPSWWRDQAEKVGVLSAMRMCAGRFWEKRDTNWLRGLGAALCEAHEPITFDWERRLGLGQGDQAEEGARKADNVHRLPVKRNASSPETPSSQQSRLDLSPLGTPHGEITFRELGNGEVAIRNPPAKPLIEVVRGTVRGRGRWQPKYKNWIVKAEHFADLREQIESRLRSTVNRYWA, from the coding sequence ATGAATTTGAAAGATTGCGATGGTCGCCGCGACGACATTGCCGCGCTCACACTCTTGGCCGGCCGGTGCAATCCGGCTCAGAAAAAACGCCTCGACGAAGAATATGCGAAGTTGATCGCAGGGACCGCGGGCGAGCGCGAAGCCGCACGCATCATGAACCGGGAATTCGGCGAATCCGACCGGATGGGGCTGCTGCACGATATTCGCATAGGCGTGCGCGGAGAATACGCGCAGATCGACCATCTCGTGATCCATCGCGTGCAAGGCCGTATCTGGCTGTGCGAGACCAAGAATTACGGCGGGCGACTGCAGTGCGACGCACACGGTGAATGGACGATCTGGTACGGAAATCGCCCGCAACCTGTTCCTTCGCCTATCGAACAGGCCCGCTTGCAAGCCATCGTTCTTCGGCGCTGGCTCGAAGAAAATGGGTATGGGTATCTCGAGGTCCTGCCGATGGTCCTTTGTGCTCCCAAATCGAGCGTGGATCGACGCGAGATCCCGGAAGATGTGACAATCGTGAAGTGGGACCAGTTCCCCTCATGGTGGAGGGACCAGGCTGAAAAGGTTGGCGTCCTATCCGCGATGCGGATGTGCGCAGGTAGATTCTGGGAGAAGCGCGACACTAACTGGCTTCGCGGGCTTGGCGCCGCATTGTGTGAAGCTCATGAACCAATAACATTCGATTGGGAACGGCGGCTTGGGCTTGGTCAGGGAGATCAGGCTGAAGAAGGCGCTCGAAAAGCTGACAACGTCCACCGGTTGCCGGTGAAACGGAACGCGTCTTCTCCAGAGACGCCCAGTTCACAGCAATCGAGGCTCGATCTTTCGCCGCTTGGCACCCCACACGGCGAAATCACCTTCCGCGAGCTTGGAAACGGTGAAGTTGCAATTCGCAATCCGCCGGCGAAACCGTTGATCGAGGTAGTTCGTGGCACCGTTCGAGGCAGGGGTCGCTGGCAACCGAAGTATAAGAACTGGATTGTGAAAGCCGAACATTTCGCTGATTTGCGTGAACAGATCGAGTCACGATTAAGAAGCACAGTCAATCGCTATTGGGCCTAG
- the trpS gene encoding tryptophan--tRNA ligase: MRVVSGIQPTGNLHLGNYLGAIRNWVAMQDDLEEANRAQVAEGGSADRECLYFLADLHAISMPHDPAELRAGTLEMAAALVACGIDPDRSILFNQAQVPQHAELQWLLSGTARMGWLNRMTQWKDKAGKNREGQSVALFSYPVLQAADVLLYQATHVPVGDDQKQHLELARDIAQKFNNDFAPRNEDGDEAPVFTLPDAIVPPAAARIMSLRDGSRKMSKSDDSDMSRINLSDDADTIMKKVKKAKTDPEPLPSETDGLADRPEALNLVTIYAALAQTSAEAVLADFGGEGFGKFKPALGDLMVETLGPIAARFTELKADTDTLDAILAKGAARARERAVPTLARAYEALGLVRG, from the coding sequence ATGCGTGTCGTTTCCGGTATCCAGCCCACGGGCAACCTGCACCTCGGCAATTACCTGGGCGCGATCCGCAACTGGGTGGCCATGCAGGACGATCTGGAAGAGGCTAACCGCGCTCAAGTAGCCGAAGGCGGTAGCGCAGACAGAGAGTGCCTGTATTTCCTTGCGGACCTGCACGCCATTTCCATGCCGCACGATCCGGCGGAGCTGCGCGCCGGCACGCTGGAGATGGCCGCGGCGCTGGTCGCCTGCGGGATCGATCCCGACCGCTCCATCCTGTTCAACCAGGCGCAAGTGCCGCAGCATGCGGAGCTGCAGTGGCTGCTATCCGGCACGGCGCGCATGGGCTGGCTGAACCGCATGACGCAGTGGAAGGACAAGGCTGGCAAGAACCGCGAAGGCCAGTCGGTTGCGCTGTTCTCCTACCCCGTGCTGCAGGCCGCCGACGTGCTGCTCTACCAGGCGACGCACGTTCCGGTAGGCGACGACCAGAAGCAGCACCTGGAGCTGGCGCGCGACATCGCGCAGAAGTTCAACAACGATTTTGCTCCGAGGAATGAAGATGGCGACGAAGCGCCGGTCTTCACCCTGCCCGATGCAATCGTGCCGCCCGCGGCCGCGCGGATCATGAGCCTGCGTGACGGATCACGGAAGATGTCCAAGTCGGACGACAGCGACATGAGCCGCATCAACCTGTCCGACGATGCCGACACGATCATGAAAAAGGTGAAGAAGGCCAAGACCGATCCCGAACCGCTGCCGTCGGAGACAGATGGTCTGGCGGACCGGCCGGAGGCTCTGAACCTCGTCACCATCTACGCCGCGCTGGCGCAGACGAGTGCCGAGGCGGTGCTGGCCGATTTCGGCGGCGAAGGGTTCGGCAAGTTCAAGCCGGCGCTGGGCGACTTGATGGTCGAGACGCTCGGCCCGATCGCCGCGCGCTTCACGGAGCTGAAGGCGGACACCGATACGCTCGATGCGATCCTTGCCAAGGGCGCGGCACGGGCTCGCGAAAGGGCCGTGCCCACGCTGGCCCGGGC
- a CDS encoding rhodanese-like domain-containing protein: MRLLAGAAVVALALAGCERTPPSEQLDVKALPDEGSVETIAAADLAALIEAGEAIVIDVRTPEEFAAGRLPGALNGPVETFDPAAIPMEKARETILYCRSGKRSARAAEMLAKHTGARVRHLEGGIKAWTAREPSQRVLVGGE, translated from the coding sequence ATGCGGCTGCTGGCCGGCGCGGCGGTCGTGGCGCTGGCGCTCGCGGGATGCGAGCGTACGCCGCCGTCCGAGCAGCTCGACGTAAAGGCGCTGCCCGATGAAGGCAGTGTCGAAACGATCGCGGCAGCAGACCTTGCCGCGCTGATCGAGGCGGGCGAGGCGATCGTGATCGATGTCCGCACGCCGGAGGAATTCGCGGCGGGCCGCCTGCCGGGCGCACTCAACGGGCCGGTGGAGACCTTCGATCCGGCGGCGATCCCGATGGAAAAAGCGCGCGAGACGATCCTCTATTGCCGCTCGGGCAAACGCTCGGCGCGGGCGGCCGAAATGCTGGCGAAGCATACCGGCGCGCGCGTCCGGCACCTGGAAGGCGGCATCAAGGCGTGGACGGCGCGCGAACCCTCGCAGCGGGTCCTCGTCGGCGGCGAATAG
- the secB gene encoding protein-export chaperone SecB — MADEGNMPANPVPNPAEGANGADNQPSAGFITQYVKDLSVENPKAPESFQWTDQPQLDVQFNIAARDVGDGVHEVELKIVCTANAQAGAAYIIELAYCGLVGMRNMAEDQAHMFLYSEAPRMLFPFARRVVADAVHDAGFPPLMLDPIDFQGLYFQQLAAKRAREAEEGAGTPAADA, encoded by the coding sequence ATGGCCGACGAAGGCAACATGCCCGCCAATCCCGTACCCAACCCGGCAGAAGGCGCAAACGGCGCCGACAACCAACCGAGCGCGGGCTTCATCACGCAATATGTGAAGGACCTTTCGGTCGAGAACCCGAAGGCGCCGGAAAGCTTCCAGTGGACCGACCAGCCGCAGCTGGACGTGCAGTTCAACATCGCTGCCAGGGACGTTGGCGACGGGGTTCACGAGGTCGAGCTGAAGATCGTCTGCACCGCCAACGCACAGGCGGGCGCGGCCTATATCATCGAGCTCGCCTATTGCGGCCTCGTCGGCATGCGCAACATGGCCGAAGACCAGGCGCACATGTTCCTTTATTCCGAAGCGCCGCGGATGCTGTTCCCCTTCGCCCGCCGCGTGGTCGCCGATGCCGTGCACGATGCGGGCTTCCCGCCGCTGATGCTCGACCCGATCGACTTCCAGGGCCTCTACTTCCAGCAACTTGCCGCGAAGCGCGCGCGCGAGGCGGAAGAAGGCGCGGGTACACCGGCAGCGGACGCCTGA
- the murJ gene encoding murein biosynthesis integral membrane protein MurJ produces MSLLKNVGTIGGLTMVSRVAGLAREMIFSRVLGANAVTDAWFQAFIIPNVFRRLFAEGAFSAAFVPMFSKRLHGDGGIEEARSFSDDVLSVFLPVLIAVCAIMMLAMPLVIMALGDGQSPPANFAMEVDFARIMFPYILLVSLVTLFTGMLNSVSRFAPGASFPILLNLTLIAALLFGDYAMAEWGWTTRQVGYSQAWAVTIGGVIQLAWLYYWARVEGFRPKLLWPRITPEVKRLSIIALPAAIGGGAYQINTLVQLYFLNRLDDGAISYMNYADRLNQLPLGIIGIALSTAILPTLSKFVGTKNREGTDRVQSDAIEVAMLLTMPAAVALAICAVPFVTMIFQGGRFSLEQADLTGRVVAALVLGLPAYVLVKVLVPNFYARSDTRTPVYAAFISLAVFIAMNFVLLEDFGVVGVAFASVIGAWINVFYLYVVLVKRDYYTIPLKLVARIGRQLVAAAAMGAALWFARDLLAGWYDAGLFARAGALIALVACSAVVYFGIAFAIGAIDRQRIRTLTSKKEP; encoded by the coding sequence ATGAGCCTGCTCAAGAATGTCGGGACGATCGGCGGGCTGACGATGGTCAGCCGCGTCGCCGGCCTCGCGCGCGAGATGATCTTCAGCCGCGTGCTCGGCGCCAATGCGGTGACGGACGCGTGGTTCCAGGCCTTCATCATCCCGAACGTCTTCCGCCGCCTGTTCGCGGAAGGCGCGTTTTCCGCCGCATTCGTGCCGATGTTTTCCAAGCGTTTGCACGGGGACGGCGGGATCGAGGAAGCGCGCAGCTTCTCCGACGACGTGCTCAGCGTCTTCCTGCCCGTGCTGATCGCGGTCTGCGCGATCATGATGCTGGCGATGCCGCTGGTGATCATGGCGCTGGGCGACGGGCAGTCCCCGCCGGCGAACTTCGCGATGGAAGTCGATTTCGCGCGGATCATGTTCCCCTATATCCTGCTGGTCAGCCTGGTGACGCTGTTCACCGGCATGTTGAATTCGGTCAGCCGCTTTGCGCCCGGCGCAAGCTTCCCCATCCTGCTCAACCTCACCCTGATCGCGGCGTTGCTGTTCGGCGATTACGCGATGGCCGAATGGGGCTGGACCACGCGGCAGGTCGGCTACAGCCAGGCGTGGGCGGTTACGATCGGCGGGGTCATCCAGCTTGCATGGCTGTATTACTGGGCCCGCGTCGAAGGCTTCCGGCCCAAGCTGCTGTGGCCGCGGATCACGCCGGAAGTGAAGCGCCTGTCGATCATCGCGCTGCCGGCGGCAATCGGCGGCGGGGCCTACCAGATCAACACGCTGGTCCAGCTCTACTTCCTCAACCGGCTCGACGATGGCGCGATCAGCTACATGAATTATGCCGACCGGCTGAACCAGCTGCCGCTCGGCATCATCGGCATAGCGCTGTCGACCGCGATCCTGCCGACGCTCAGCAAGTTCGTCGGTACCAAGAACCGCGAAGGTACCGACCGCGTGCAATCCGACGCGATCGAAGTCGCCATGCTGCTGACGATGCCCGCCGCCGTGGCGCTGGCGATCTGCGCGGTCCCGTTCGTCACGATGATCTTCCAGGGCGGCCGGTTCAGCCTGGAACAGGCGGATTTGACCGGCCGGGTCGTCGCGGCGCTGGTGCTCGGTTTGCCGGCCTATGTGCTGGTGAAGGTGCTGGTGCCCAATTTCTACGCCCGGTCGGACACGCGCACGCCGGTCTATGCCGCCTTCATTTCGCTGGCGGTCTTCATCGCGATGAATTTCGTGCTGCTGGAGGATTTCGGCGTGGTCGGCGTAGCCTTTGCCAGCGTCATCGGCGCGTGGATCAACGTTTTCTATCTCTACGTCGTGCTGGTGAAGCGCGACTATTACACCATCCCGCTGAAGCTGGTCGCGCGGATCGGGCGGCAACTGGTCGCGGCGGCGGCGATGGGCGCGGCGCTGTGGTTCGCGCGCGACCTGCTGGCCGGGTGGTACGATGCCGGGTTGTTCGCGCGCGCCGGGGCGCTTATCGCCCTGGTGGCGTGCTCGGCGGTCGTCTATTTCGGCATCGCCTTTGCCATAGGCGCGATCGACCGGCAGCGCATCCGCACCCTGACTTCGAAGAAAGAGCCTTGA
- the aroC gene encoding chorismate synthase: protein MSYNSFGHLLRVTTWGESHGPAIGAVVDGCPPGLALSEEDIQPFLDRRRPGQSKFTTQRQEPDRVRILSGVFEGQTTGTPISLMIENVDQRSKDYSEVAKAYRPGHADYAYDAKYGLRDYRGGGRSSARETAMRVAAGAIARLVIPQVTLTAYVAEIGGDRIDPARFDAGEIARNPFFCPDPEAAKRWETLVDEARKAGSSLGAVVECRAEGVPAGWGAPLYAKLDAELAGAMMSINAVKGVEIGDGFDAARGTGESNADPMRPGPDGDKPEFLANHAGGFAGGISTGQPVTCRVAFKPTSSILTPVETIDREGTATEIRTKGRHDPCVGIRGTPVVEAMMALVLADQMMMHRGQCG, encoded by the coding sequence ATGAGTTACAACAGCTTCGGCCACCTGCTGCGCGTCACCACCTGGGGCGAAAGCCACGGCCCGGCCATCGGCGCGGTGGTGGACGGGTGCCCGCCGGGGCTCGCCCTTTCGGAAGAAGACATCCAACCCTTCCTCGACCGACGCCGACCTGGGCAGAGCAAGTTCACCACCCAGCGGCAGGAGCCGGACAGGGTCCGCATCCTGTCCGGTGTTTTCGAAGGGCAGACCACGGGCACGCCGATCAGCCTGATGATCGAGAACGTGGACCAACGCAGCAAGGATTATTCTGAAGTCGCCAAAGCCTATCGCCCCGGCCACGCGGATTACGCCTACGACGCGAAATACGGCCTGCGCGACTATCGCGGCGGCGGGCGGTCGAGCGCGCGGGAAACCGCCATGCGCGTGGCTGCGGGTGCGATCGCGCGGCTGGTGATCCCACAGGTGACGCTGACGGCCTATGTCGCGGAAATCGGCGGCGACCGCATCGATCCGGCGCGCTTTGACGCGGGCGAGATTGCGCGCAACCCCTTCTTCTGCCCCGACCCGGAAGCGGCGAAGCGGTGGGAGACGCTGGTGGACGAAGCGCGCAAAGCCGGATCATCGCTGGGCGCGGTGGTGGAATGCCGGGCCGAAGGCGTGCCAGCGGGCTGGGGCGCGCCGCTCTATGCCAAGCTGGACGCCGAACTTGCGGGCGCGATGATGAGCATCAACGCGGTAAAAGGCGTGGAGATCGGCGACGGTTTCGATGCCGCGCGCGGCACCGGGGAGAGCAACGCCGACCCAATGCGGCCCGGACCCGATGGCGATAAGCCCGAATTCCTCGCCAACCACGCCGGTGGCTTCGCGGGCGGTATCAGCACCGGCCAGCCGGTGACCTGCCGCGTGGCCTTCAAGCCGACCAGTTCCATCCTGACGCCGGTCGAAACCATCGACCGCGAGGGCACGGCGACCGAAATCCGCACCAAGGGCCGCCACGACCCCTGCGTCGGCATCCGCGGCACGCCAGTGGTAGAAGCGATGATGGCGCTGGTGCTGGCCGACCAGATGATGATGCACCGCGGGCAGTGCGGGTAG
- the mltA gene encoding murein transglycosylase A — protein MLRAAALLAAPLALAGCQIVPEPIDRAPPPPAGTTALEMGVRAGPPVAHLNLTYDDAASALLAFNTSCPVVLSREDASGLTINSDWREACAAFTAWPAADPKGFFARFFDTVEVGTNDAFATGYFEPEIAGSRAFQPGYAPVYAMPDDLVRAWPDDMPESERTGRAPLGRYDESGRFVPYYTRAEIEDGALAGRGLELGWAVDPIELFFLQIQGSGRLAFADGSVTRIGYAGQNGHGYTGIGALMRQRGLIGDGTNYPTSMQGIVQYLRDHPAEGRAIMRENESWIFFRELTGPNAAIGPIGSIGVPVRGRASVAVDPKYVPYGAPVWLDLDRDVADGLWVAQDTGGAIKGPNRFDTFWGAGAEAREIAGGMSGRGRAYILLPKAAARRLLAR, from the coding sequence ATGCTGCGAGCCGCTGCCCTGCTAGCCGCGCCGCTGGCGCTCGCCGGCTGCCAGATCGTCCCCGAACCGATCGATCGCGCGCCGCCGCCGCCCGCGGGCACTACGGCGCTCGAAATGGGCGTGCGCGCCGGACCGCCCGTTGCGCACCTCAACCTGACTTACGACGACGCGGCCAGCGCGCTGCTCGCCTTCAACACCAGCTGCCCCGTCGTCTTGTCGCGCGAGGATGCGAGCGGGCTGACTATTAACAGCGACTGGAGAGAGGCCTGCGCCGCGTTTACCGCTTGGCCCGCCGCCGATCCAAAAGGTTTCTTCGCGCGCTTTTTCGACACGGTCGAGGTGGGCACGAACGATGCCTTTGCCACCGGCTATTTCGAGCCGGAGATCGCCGGGTCGCGCGCGTTCCAGCCGGGCTATGCCCCGGTGTACGCAATGCCGGACGACCTCGTGCGCGCATGGCCCGACGACATGCCCGAAAGCGAACGGACGGGCCGTGCACCCCTGGGCCGCTATGACGAGAGCGGCAGGTTCGTGCCCTATTACACCCGCGCAGAGATCGAGGACGGGGCGCTCGCCGGGCGCGGGCTGGAATTGGGCTGGGCGGTCGATCCGATCGAGCTGTTCTTTCTGCAGATCCAGGGCAGCGGGCGGCTCGCCTTTGCCGACGGCAGCGTGACGCGCATCGGCTATGCCGGGCAGAACGGTCACGGCTACACCGGCATCGGCGCGCTGATGCGCCAGCGCGGCCTGATTGGCGACGGCACAAATTACCCCACCAGCATGCAGGGCATCGTCCAGTATTTGCGCGACCATCCGGCCGAAGGCCGCGCGATCATGCGCGAGAACGAAAGCTGGATCTTCTTCCGCGAACTGACCGGCCCGAATGCCGCGATCGGGCCCATCGGCAGCATCGGCGTGCCCGTGCGGGGCCGCGCATCGGTCGCGGTAGATCCCAAATACGTCCCCTATGGCGCGCCCGTCTGGCTCGATCTGGACCGCGACGTGGCGGACGGGCTGTGGGTGGCACAGGACACGGGCGGGGCGATCAAAGGCCCCAACCGCTTCGACACGTTCTGGGGCGCGGGTGCCGAAGCGCGCGAGATTGCCGGCGGCATGAGCGGGCGGGGCCGCGCCTATATCCTCCTGCCGAAAGCCGCCGCGCGCCGCCTGCTGGCGCGATGA
- a CDS encoding Smr/MutS family protein, with protein MSYPRGLTPEEQALWEQLAATATPLHPPRAKAASRPQFDREAPRAKVATPPRKPKGRVPPLRAPVPPPPPAPRPLDAQHGLDNSWERKLARAGVEPDFTLDLHGHTLDGAWKRLDSGIAQAKAMDARLVLVVTGKSRPVDAADRGTSRGAIRAKILDWLAAGPHGADIAAVRKAHRRHGGDGALYLVLRRGR; from the coding sequence ATGAGCTATCCGCGCGGCCTGACGCCGGAAGAGCAGGCGCTCTGGGAACAGCTGGCCGCCACAGCAACGCCGCTTCATCCTCCGCGAGCCAAAGCAGCCAGTCGCCCGCAGTTTGATCGGGAGGCCCCGCGAGCGAAGGTCGCAACACCGCCCCGCAAACCGAAGGGCCGCGTCCCGCCGCTGCGTGCGCCCGTACCTCCGCCGCCACCGGCCCCGCGCCCGCTCGATGCGCAGCACGGGCTCGACAATTCGTGGGAGCGCAAGCTCGCCCGCGCGGGGGTGGAGCCCGATTTCACGCTCGACCTCCATGGCCATACGCTGGATGGCGCGTGGAAGCGGCTCGACAGCGGCATCGCGCAGGCGAAGGCGATGGACGCACGCCTGGTCCTCGTGGTCACCGGCAAGTCCCGCCCGGTCGATGCCGCGGACCGCGGGACCAGCCGCGGGGCGATCCGCGCCAAGATCCTCGACTGGCTCGCCGCCGGCCCCCACGGCGCGGACATCGCCGCCGTCCGCAAGGCGCACCGCCGCCACGGCGGCGATGGTGCGCTTTATCTTGTGCTGCGGCGGGGGCGTTGA